The Camelina sativa cultivar DH55 chromosome 16, Cs, whole genome shotgun sequence sequence TTTAGGACGACGCGGTGAAAGTTTCTTTTCCTTAGTCATCGGTTCGAACCGAAGAGAAGATCCAAGGAGGAATCGCGAATTAGGGTTCGTGATTTTGgggattttgtgattttgtgatgAATGTTCGATTTAGGGATTAGATTAAAGGAAATAACGACGTCGTAATAATAACTAACGGAATTGTTTAACAGATAATAAATCCCGTTTAATATCTCCCTTTGGCCAGTTAACGATGTGCTTCAAACGGCGAAATTAACAAGACTTCGTGATTtaaatataagtcaacaaaagattgatgatttatttctaacattttcaaacttcgtgatttaaatcaacaaaaatgcTAACTTcgggattttaatgacatttttccatTTTAAGTTTTGACAATGTAAACGAAAGAACATGGTTTAAAGTGGTTTGTCAATATAGGCGTAATTTTCTCTTGAAACTACAAAGCAAAAATCACGAGGAGAAAGTGAGAAACTATTGTACATTAGTAGCAGTGTAACGTGCATCTCTAGGCTATGGCTTTAtctcaaaaagcaaaaaaaaaatccaaacaaatcaCTTCAAAGCGCTAAGTACCAAAATATGAACAATTTTCATTCattgctttttgttttccaataatAGTAGGGGACtatgttttagaaatcgcttgGCGCTAGTCGAGCGATCGaggtgggcctagcgcctagcgagaaaatcggagattaaacggggattaatcggggactagttttaggattattttattaaattaacaataaaataaaaatatactccctctgtctcacaaagattgatgttttgggatatctttttgtcccacaaaaactgatgttttgtaaacttcaagaagtaatcatgaaaatatttaaattttttgaattgttattggtttatattttctctctctaccaaaaaataattataaattaatttataaataaaaactaaaatttttcttaatatgtgtgaaagtatcaaaacatcaatctttgtgagacagagcGAGTattgtactaaatatatgtatatttttgtttatgttaaaaagaaaatatcaaataaaatataaaactatagtattgtctttaaaattatggtaaacatataaaacatcattttaaaagaattttttttctgatttttgttaaaagttatatattagttattgtaaaacatcataatctcttaatttaaatgcctaaataacaaaaatatttatgtttgattttttatttggttctaaaaaattggtatacacaaaattaagcGGAAAATTATCGGACTAGACATGCATAATTGGATAATCGATGGTTAGCGGagaattagtcattaatcgaggcggaaAGGGTGGGCCTAACGATTTTGCGgggcgtaatcggtgctaggcgggtatttttaaaacaggggtaGGGGATAAGTATTTCAGGCGTTAACTTGAGGATTATTTTTGCTCGTAGGCTcgtatcatattttattttatagttcgTCTAACTCCATTTTTTCTTatgagttatgaataaaaaaatcaagaattattgtatTTAGAGCATCAAAAGTGGCCAAAAGATAACGATTTTATGTCTAGTTCGTTGCTCGACTTTGTATAATGTTCTCAGGCATCTGTCGACTCGATGAACACCGACGTTCCCCTCCTGCATCATTGATGTTTGAATCGTTGTCTGGTTGCGGAAACTCTTCCCACAAATGATTCCATAGCAAAGAGACTGGTATGTGTCGACTCAATGAACATGGACATTTCTCTACATTGTTGATGTATGAATCGTTGTCTGGTTTCTGAAACTCTTTCCACAAATGCTTCCATTTGGTCGTCCATAGCAAGCAGACAGTGAATTTTCCGAGTGTAAGAAagcacaaaacaaacacaacaagaaACAGAAGCCAGAAACTGTCGACGCCGAGCTGCCTAGAGGTAAAAGATGGATTTGGATCTGGATTGGTGACTGGGTCTGgacaactttcttctttcttcttgaaccATGCACGCTCAAGCTCCATCGCCTTTGGTGACTCTGCTACTTTTAAGATGGCCCTTGAAACATCGGCCACCATAGGTGATCCTATCGGAAAAACCTGCGGAAAAAGGGATGTTATGATCTCACCATTCAGTACAAGTTTCACAGAAGTTTTGTTACGGAAACTTACAAAGCCAAATCCATCAACATTAAAGGGTTCTTCAACCATTTTGTAAGTGTTGCAATATTGTCCAAGAAAGAGTCTCAAGTAAGGTATTTCCAAAAAAGCTGCAGAGATACCGCCTTTTCCGTTTTCTCGTCCTTTTCTCAGAAGTTCATCGCATTCTTCTGCGGTATCGAAGGGCACAAGGCGAGATTGTGAGAAACCTGTTTCTTTAAGCTTTCCAAGGATGAAGGATGTTCTCTGATAACCCACTATTTCTCCTTTCTCAAGCAAGCTACTCATACTGGTTATGGTTGGATGAAGTTGCTGTGATGTCAAAAGCGACGCCAAACTGGCTGTGTAACTCTGAGTTAACACAAGAACGATGAAGTACCATGTGATAACCAGGAACCTCGCCCCGAAGCTAAACACTCTTTCTCCTGCAAACAACAACTTGAGAGTAAGCATTAAGAAAGgtgttataaaagaaaacatttatacATGTTGATGTAGAAAGGAGAGATTTACTGTACTTGGAGCAAAAACCATGGTAGAGAAGGCAAACCAGAAGATGGTACTAGCTTGGTAATTAGTTGGTCCACGGAAGTCTGGATTAACCCTATGTTCAAGAACCCAAACAGTACATCCAACAAGGAAAAAAGAGACAAAGGTTGTCAACCAAAGTTTCCATGACAGAGGTTTCAAGAAACTGATACTGTCTCTCTTCACTTGGTCTTTCATTGGGACGATCAATCCCACACCTGATTTAATGAATGGGAATGTGAAATCGACGTAAGAGGACCTATTCGCCAGTATGGTTGTATCTCCAACAACTGCATCATATCGCTgcgacaaagaagaaaaacagagttcactaagttggttttttttgtagatgttaTTTTAAGGGATGATTAGAGTGTGATCATACTCACCCCGAGGTACACTTGGTGGACCAGATCATTGTAATTACCGGCTGGTTTACCATTGCGTTTCTCGAAAGGGATAAACTCGTAGGAGACGTCATAAGGCATTGCCTGAATCACAGCCTCAAAGAAGTCTATGCAGAAACCTGTGACTGTTGGTGAATTGGTGATAGGATCCCTTATGACCTTCACGAGATCAGTGTAACCGGTTCTTTTTGGAATTCCAATACGCAACTTTTTCCCATTAGTCGGGATCTCCCATCCTTTCGGAACAGAATCAGCCTCTCCAGGccataaaatatgtttaagatgATCTTTCCAAGTAGATAAAGCGCTCCTGCTCTGTGGTTGCTGGTCTAGTTTCTTCACAAGACTATTTTCTTCCGTCCAGAATCCTATTGACTTTTCTCCAGTTCCGATCACATTAATAATCTCAAAAACCGATGGCTGCAGTTGCCCATTGACAAAACGAAAATCTCCTGCAAGTCCTTTGAAATGAACTTTTGAGAATGTCTGGAGAAGCTTTGGACCATATAGAGAAAAACCAAGAGCTTCAATTTCAGAAACATTCCTTCCAAGATCAACATTAGTGAAAGTCATGTTATTTGTTCCAGCTTCTTCAATGGCTATTGCCAGTGCAGTGGTAGCATCATAAGCCCACAAACCATAGACACTCAGGTCCATCCGTGGGAATATCTTCCTCCATCGAGATCTAAACTTATCTAGATCTTTGGATTTCCGAAAATAAGTTTTAACACCCAATACCCCCTCCATAGCCTCAATACCCGTCTCATTTAACGAACTTAAGTCATCAGTAACCCCGTTGGTAAGGATCCATACATATCCTGGTTCCATCAAACCAATCTCCTTGGCTTTGACAAAGATTCTTGAGGCAAGAGATGAATACATGTGGACAATAAAGACTCTAGTGGGCATGGTCATCATCTTAAGAAGCGCAACAGAGATTTCATGATCCGTAGCATTTAGAGCGATAACAGATCTATAGGGTATTCGAACATTAATCTCTTGTAATGCATCTGTGAGACGAGGCATTATACCTTCTCCAAAGGTGTTGTCGATGTAAACAGGCACGACTTCTCTCCAGCCAAACAACTTGATGATAGCTTTTATGGCGTGCACTTGGGAGGAGTCCTCATATGTAGCACGAAAGAAGTAGGGACTGcgaagagattgaagaaatgGGCTTGTTGCAGAGTAGGAAACAACAGGTACCCGTGATTTTTGGCCAATCTCGATCAAGAAATGAGCTTGCATTGAAGTCCATGGCCCTACTATTGCTTTCACTTGCTTGTTCTTTATCAGCTCAACAGCTGTGACAATGTCAAAACCAACAACAGACCAGTGTGACGAAtagaacacaaacaaaaaaaaatttctttacaACAGATATGTGCTAACCAGAAAGATAATGAGTGATacaatataatcaaaatataatttagatgATGCTCGATAGCAATTAGAGTTAGAACGTGGGAgatgaaaaaagagaaacttgTATTTACTGTCCAAGACTTAGAGCAAATCCATATGTCTACTGAATTCTAAATGTTcatatattgttgattttttagGCTTAGAAGagtctacaaaacaacaaagaagacaacaaaatggacagacttcttcTTTATCAGCTCAAGAGCAgtgaaaatgtaaaaatgtGGTGATAGAGAGGAGACAAGAAGGTACCTGCAACTGCAGAACCTACAACGTCGTTTTTGGAGTCACCAACATGAACAACAAGCCTTGTTTGAAATTGAGGATGAGACGAATAGAAATCAGCGAGAGACATGTTGATACAGAGCATGGCAACGTCGGAGTATGGAGTTCCGACATCTGTTACAACACCCACATTGACATCGATTCCTCTGTTGTTCTGTCCTCTGCTGAGTTCCACAAACAAGTCGGAGAagcagaacaacaacaagacgAAGAAAACAAGTTTCTTGTTTCTCATTTGTGGATTTTTCTCTCCTTTTAATTTCAAAGTAATAGATGCTATTGGTTTGTATGcaaatataaatagaagttGATTATTTCTTAAGATTCTTAGACTAAATCCTACTTAGTAATCAAATATGGTAAAGATAAGACGCAACTACATTTGTTAAAGCTCGCAGgcatttttaattcaaatatttctATATTAAGGAGGTTCCGTATTTTGTAGGAGACGACTTATAGCATTACATATTGtaagtaaataatgttaagaaaaacatatgacGAAATATTGAACTAGTATAGCAGTAACATATAGTAAAGTTATGTGACCTACGTAATTGAAAATAACATTaagatatagatatatagtgcatcattttctagatttatttttaattacttgtATTGTATATAAGAGATATTGACCTTTTCAAGTCAACGAAAGACgagtaataaattattattgatgCAATAATATGGTAAACCACTACTACTAAGAATTGAGATtggtagagaaaaataaggcaattaaaaacatagtggctaaactagaaaaaaaaaaaaatgttcgtAAGGATTGAGATTTTACTGTTCCACACCGAGCCACTTGGTGAAGTTATCAAACTCAGTGTAGTCACTTTCAGATATCATAGTCTGGTGCCAAGCTTTTCCTGCTGCTTTAATCTTCACTACTTCCTCCTGCAACACACAAGGAttatgaagaagaacaagtacACAAGccaaatcaaagattttattccttAAACAGTCCCTAAGAAACCCATTACCAACAAAAGAATGACAATGAAGAATCAAATGGGAGTATGGGACTATATACCTTTGAGATAggtttcctcttcctctctaGCTTCTCCTTTTCAGACTTTACTCTCTCAGCTTCAGCCAACGAAGACATCCTCCCCGCAGTCTTAGCATAATGGTTAAGCTTCAACATCACATTCAAATTCTTAAAGAGTATTCTTCTTCAACACAGCTCTTGGCATCCTTCTCAATCGGTCTAACCACACTCTGAACCTCATCCGAATTAATATAATCCAAGCAAGATCAGCATTTACCATCTTCGCCCTAGGAAGAACATAACCTTTTTATTCATCTCCGAACCATAAACCGATACCAACTTCTCGAAAGCCGATTTAGTGCACACCACACAAATCTAAGTGACCACCAGGAGCTAAGCTAATTTAAGCAAACTCAATCTCTCTACATGACACAAATCAATGCCAGGAATGTTCCTAAACGCCTTAACCAACTTAGCTCCCTCATTACCATAAACAATCAATGGACCTATACAAAAAACATACCTACGATTCCTCAATTTACCTACACCCGACCTAATCCCAATACTATCCTTAGCTCATCAGACTCCGCTGAATCACTAACCATTAGAGGTAACTCAGGAACATTCTCAATCTTATGTCCACGAGCCATCACAAGAGCCGGAATAGAATTCGCAGCAATCGCCGAATCGCGTGACGTTTCAATTTGATATTGACACTACGGTGCCAGCGACGGTGGGTCTTCGTCGGAGCGAACATTCGACCACCACGACACATGTTTCCGAAAGCCGCTTGACCGGCACGGTGAGTACCACCTCCGGCGACACGAGGGATACGTGATACGGCTCGTGCTGTACCCCATGACTCGGCTGAAATATGATGACCGGCGATTTTTGAGACGGCGTAAGGTTGGCGACTGGTGCTTTCATTACCTAGGGAAGTGGTTATGTGGTTGTTTGATCTGTGGTCATATCACCGTCCAATCTTTGGACGGTTACTAGAGGACGGACGGCGGCGACGGTAGTGTGAGCTTTTTAGGGGTTTTGCCGGCTTAGATGCGAAATGCCGGTGGCTTAACCTTTAAAATATGTGTGTAGATTTCGGTTCAAACTGGTTACTGTGTAACCATATATCACTTTATCTAACCGAAAACCGATGATATTTTGTTCTCatggttaaaagttaaaaacttagAATACCTGAATACGAACCAAACTAAACCGTGGGATATTGTTTTGTtctatacttttgtttttttgttggatacTGTTCAGTTTTGGGGGTTTtcaactattaattttttttttaaaatcttttattgttttagaaattagATTAATAAGTAAAATAGAGGGAATAATTTGTATATGTAACTTCCAAAAAGCTGatagaagagaaaaaacaaaattcttcaCAATGTCACACCGAAGGTGTGCCTTTTAAGCCTCCCAAGACGTTCTCATTCACTCCCATAATACTACTAGCTAGCTTCACTCAAAaacttcttatatatatgaatcataaAGAGGAAcaaattagaaagaagaaaaaaaaaccctacatGAAAAGAAGTTTGAGGTCATTGATGCTTGGGAGTTTGAGGTCACATATGAATCCTTGATGCTTGCTTTGCCTTACTGAAGTTGAAGTAGAGTCCGGCCTTCTCGAATATGAGGTCAACAAAGAACCTTCCGAGCATCAATGCTAAAAAAACGAAAGGTGGACAAGCAGGTTGCTGGTAACCCACATAGCCACTCAAacaacaatacaaaatagtcaAGATAACATGTTGGATAGAAAGATCTGGTTCCGGCCAGTTGAGTTGCTTGACCGCAAAGCCTCCCGAGAAACTCCCAATCGTGTAAATACTAAACTGTACGCAATGTAAATAGTACGACATCAGAAACgtaaagaacatatataataagttGATGTTCCACCACTTGTCTTCTCCCATCCAACGAGTCTCGATATTGTTAGTAACAGTCGGAATCGGGACGCAAAACGACCTCACGACCAAAATAGTCATAATCAAGAAGTGTACTGCAAGAATAGCAAGACCAGGCATGATCTCAGCCGCGTCCATGTCTCCCCAAGAAGAAGAGGACCAGAGTTGTATGATCGTTGCCGTTAAACAACTGAAAGTTGCTGAGATGCCTATTACATAGTATATAAACCGCGCTTTCCAACAATTCACTCCTTGGATTATCGTTGTTTCGTATGATCTCATGATCGATGTTATAAGCTGGTTTCTAAtaaggtttttgtttgtagGTGAACTTGTATGAAAACTTTACTAACTCTCtacccacatatatatatatatatatatatcgactGTGCCTATTCCTAATAGGTTTGGGAGAATAGATTCCGTAGGTTTcagttcacaaaaaaaaaatatgccgTAGGTTCCAGTTCCATATAGCGTACTTATAATTTTTAAGCCCATAAAACATGAACCGTAATACTATTCGACGAATTCTAAAACTAATCAAGAGTTGCTTAATATGGATGTAGAATGGATATGGTTTGACTTTTAGTTGTATTCATCATGAAGAAATTGGCTAAACATTAATATTTCAACAATGTGTATTTATCAAGTAATGTTAGGTTTTGGTTCTTAACTGGTTGGATACTTGCATGTTTGCATGAGACTTGGATGATCTGGCCACTAAGTGGCCATATTCTCAACGCACAtcttttagatatttttcaCCTTGGAAATCAatcattctttctttcattcattttttaggtttttattttctataccTACCAAACTCCTCCACTTAAATACACATGTTTGATCAAATTTTATTCTATCTTTATCATTATAACTGTTTATATCTTGGATAATATTCATAGTCTTGTAATTAATGTATATAGAACGAacattttcagaaaataaattgaaaagatCATACAGTAcggaaaaaggcaaaaaaaaagcaGGTGAGAAGCAGAGAGAGGGCCACAAACCTACATTGGAGAAAGACACATCGACCACCAACTTTCATAGGGTGTATAAATTTGTTGGGATAAAGATTGCTTCACAGACACCAACCTCTTTGAAATGATGCTTcatttattaatgatttcttaCAAGTTTGATAATATTGTCCTTTTGACGTTATGAAACCAATCATCTCTTAGCAACTGTGACTTTGAGGCCATGTTTCATGTGAAGGATTATGGAAGAAGATGGCTCGATCTTGTGCCCTTCAACGACCTTGATGTTATAATTCCGTATGATCTCAACAGCCACTGTCTTCATCTGCAAGAAAGACAAGTTTTTCCCAAGCAATATCTTGGACCGGAATTAAATACGAAGAACTTGAAAGAAGGTTCATGTTTTAGGCCTCCATTACTCTCATAGATCCATCTCTCAGGTTTGAATTCAGACGCGTCTTCTCCCCACACAGCCTTCATCCTCCCCAACGCATAAACAGAGAACAAAATCTTCCAATTTGCATCGACTTTATGTCCACTTGGAAGCATATCTTGCTTTATGGGAGACTTCCGCTCGAACGGGATTGGAGCGTAGAGGCGTAGTGATTCACACAATGCACCATGTAAATACACCATCTTGTTTAACTTGTCTGCATCTAAACTAAATCCGGAACTTGGTAGATTTGTGTTGTTTATCTCTTGGCGGATCTTGGTCATAGCTTCAGGGTTCTTGGAGAGCAGCCAAAAGAACCAAATGAGAGTGGTTGCAATGGCGTCTCTTCCAGCAAGCATGAAACTCTTGATGATGTCTTTGTGGAAGTTATCATCTCTTGGATTCAAAAGCTCATGCATACTTGGAAGTATCTAGGTTCATGTAGACGCTTAATATATCCTCATCATGAGCTTCTTCTCCAATATCATAGCGCCGAATtattttctcctctctcttggCAGATATATACTTTTCACATGATCTGTCGAAAGCAGCATTAGCTTcggtcatcttcttctcttctccaactccaaTCCAGTTTTGCAGCTTCCACAAGATCATAGGCTTCACATGTCTATACACGACCACTTCTTCGGCATCATCCATAGCTTTCGCATACTCGTTCATCGGCATTTCAATGGAAAGAGAATTTGAGTCGTATCCCGTTACCAGAGTAAGGGTTACATCAAATGCTAGCCTCTGGAAGAAGTCTTGTAAATCAAATATCATATTCTCCTCTGCAAAATTATCAAGGACCGGGACAGCTCCGTTCTTGATTTTACGCGTGATGGTCCTCAATGAGAAGCTTTGAAACTCTTGATGGCTAATTAAGCACGACCAGTGCGGATTTCCTCATATCCTCCCAGAGCTTAGAGTCAGCAGTGAAGATCCCGTTTCCTAGAAAATCGAACATCTCTTTGAACTCCGGTCCTTTGTTATAATTGGAGAAGTTAGAGTTGAAAACGTGTTGTATGTTTACAGGATCTGCAGTGATCAACATGTTCATCCCAGAGAACCACGGGCCTTTGAATACAAAAGTCAAGTTGGAGACCTCGAGAACCTCTGCAACATAATCATTAATCCTATATGAAGCGTGATGAGAATGCCAGGAAGCATCCCAAGAACTGGCCAGTTTCTAGGTGAGATTTTATTGGGTTTCTTGTGGATcaagaaaatggaagaaaataaagacAAGAATATGAAGACTTCAAGTAAGCCTACGTAAGCCATTAGTATAAATGGTTTGTGTTTCTTGgatttaacaaaagatggagagacaaacaaaatttggttttggttttctttaatttttttatatttatagttatattttattatcgtTCATCGATTAGAGCTTCCAGTTTTCTACAATGtgtaattatcaaattaataattttcaaaacctaccatCATTAATTAGGTTATTCTTTTTTGGTAAGATCATTAATTAGGTTATTAGCATGTGTTAAATTCCATTAGAAAACCTTTAAGGTGGTTGCCATACAATAAGCTCATacaataataattcatttttcttttagaaaaaaagaaaagaaactgatcagatatttgtttcattgtttggACATAACACGATCGTGGAGTTGGCTGAGAACAAATTGATAGATGTAGTTTGGTTCGAAGTTTTCGAACTTCAGAAAAATGAGTGGGTCGGAAGGAGAAGTATCGTCTGTGTAGGATCTGAAACTCGTTACACCGCACTTCTCCacaattttatataatcatataagcaataaaacaaaactctgattatataatttgttttaacgGTCAATTTACatacaaattctttttttcccAATTTCCTTTTTGCTTCTCCAAAATTGTTTTTAACGTTATTGTGGttgtatttccttttttttagaTACCAGAGTTTAGCTATGTTTTTATATTCTCTGAAATTCTGAATttgagctttttgttttgttttgttttgttttgttttgtagtaacTGTACTTGGGCCTGAAACGCAGCCCACCTATCGCCACTTAAACCTAATTTTAATCCTAAACCGAATACAAAACACCGAAATTAGGATCTTAAACCATGTGAAGTTCTGAACCTACAGAGTACAGAcatccatctttttcttttttgatcaaAACAGACATCATCGGTTATTGTATTAAAAGTCCAAAAGCCAAATacaagtatataaaaaataaaaaaaaaatgaaagaaaacagTCACCattgctttctttcttctctaacCATTACCAACTAGATtgtaacccgcggtacaccgcaagcatataatttatatcttatgttgtatctatttgttaaatattaaatattttgtaaatagaggaataactaaattttctagttGTTGTGCAGCTaagtatttatattatttttttaacccgcaatacacttcatgactatttgtttgttatatttagtttgttttgtttagtgtttgagattctattttgatttttaattattataacaaaaaataaggaatctaaatacataatcagtaattataagctgtgattaagtcatattttttctaatgatttaattattttatacaatcttagttaaatcaacttgattttatgtcaaatattctaatagtAGTAATgttgatatataattaaatgaggatttaacccgtgttaacacaaatttaataatattttatcaatttcaacatgttctttttataactcatctactatataaccatattatatagtattttagaattatttaattttacatattcgtaataattaaaaaatttattaagtttatatatgttaattataatatttaaataattgtcaaTCGAAATTTTTCTTACGCtgagaatcaaagctcacagattttggaaaacaaaatgagaatcaaattgtttttttatttgtttacgaagaattcagatatagaatatcttcaaaacataacataatgtatggttaaatatatgataatttatatttttatatagattattgttatatttttaattgaaatgaaatataaaatatttaggaaacaaaatgtagaataatattagttttggaaaacttttaggaattaatgttgtaaataattttttaaataaacaaaactaaaaagccATACcaacttcaaaaatgttaagccCTCCACTCACCTAACTTGGAGCTAGAAAAATGTGGTTTTGTAAACATTTAGGGTTCTAAACTTTTCAAATCCGTAGTTGTGGTACATGAGTCTTGTTCTTGatagttttaattttctctcaGTTCAATGTTCATCATAAACCCTAGCaagctcaatttttttttcttacagatTTCGGAAATTACAGGAATCAGTTAAAACATGGCACCGAGAAAGAAGACACCAAACATGATTTGGGTACACACTCTTCTTACTCTCCTctttgctacaaaaaaaaatcgaaaacctTGTCATATTTTTTATCGATTTAGTTCttgatttggattttgattcctctgtttcaaTAGCAAACCATGAGTTTGGTACTGTTATGGGACTAATCTCTCACTGTTCATGTTTCCTAAAACTCTAGAAGCTTAATTATTTGTCTTTTAGGTTAGGAAATCGCAACAACCAGAAAACATGGCAAAACCTGCAACAGAGGAAACGAACAAATCGCTACTAGACTGCTCTCCTCTCCTCGAAGAGCTACCGCAAAGTTCCAATAGTGTATgaactctttgtttctctccttctttGATTTGAATCTCTGCTTTCTAAATTTGCTGGcagatctttaaaaaaattgatatttttcattCAGGTTGCAGAACAACCTGCAACTAAAGAGCAAACATTGTCCAAGTTAGACTGGTCTCGTCTCCCTGAAGAGCTACTGCACATTATCTCTGACAATCTTGAGGACTGTTTCGATGTTATTCATGCTCGATCTGTTTGCCACCCGTGGCGATCCATCTTCCCTTTTCCTTCTTGTCTATTAGGCACAAGTTATTCACTTCCCTACTTCTCCAAGTTCCCTCGCAAAAGCAAAGGTTATTGCACCCTCGAGAAGTTCCCTATGTTCCTTTTTAGAGTTCTTGCTCCTGCTGTTGGGTTGCCTTCTGAGTTTTTTGTGGGAGGAATAAACCGAGATAAGTCAGTGAAGGCGCTTCCATCTCCCTTTCAATGTTCAGTGAAAGTGAACATCCCAGATTCTGAGCCTACACTGATGAACGTTCTTGACTGTCAGATTCTCCCTCTGGGGTTT is a genomic window containing:
- the LOC104753968 gene encoding glutamate receptor 2.3-like, translated to MLKLNHYAKTAGRMSSLAEAERVKSEKEKLERKRKPISKEEVVKIKAAGKAWHQTMISESDYTEFDNFTKWLGVEQGQNNRGIDVNVGVVTDVGTPYSDVAMLCINMSLADFYSSHPQFQTRLVVHVGDSKNDVVGSAVAAVELIKNKQVKAIVGPWTSMQAHFLIEIGQKSRVPVVSYSATSPFLQSLRSPYFFRATYEDSSQVHAIKAIIKLFGWREVVPVYIDNTFGEGIMPRLTDALQEINVRIPYRSVIALNATDHEISVALLKMMTMPTRVFIVHMYSSLASRIFVKAKEIGLMEPGYVWILTNGVTDDLSSLNETGIEAMEGVLGVKTYFRKSKDLDKFRSRWRKIFPRMDLSVYGLWAYDATTALAIAIEEAGTNNMTFTNVDLGRNVSEIEALGFSLYGPKLLQTFSKVHFKGLAGDFRFVNGQLQPSVFEIINVIGTGEKSIGFWTEENSLVKKLDQQPQSRSALSTWKDHLKHILWPGEADSVPKGWEIPTNGKKLRIGIPKRTGYTDLVKVIRDPITNSPTVTGFCIDFFEAVIQAMPYDVSYEFIPFEKRNGKPAGNYNDLVHQVYLGRYDAVVGDTTILANRSSYVDFTFPFIKSGVGLIVPMKDQVKRDSISFLKPLSWKLWLTTFVSFFLVGCTVWVLEHRVNPDFRGPTNYQASTIFWFAFSTMVFAPRERVFSFGARFLVITWYFIVLVLTQSYTASLASLLTSQQLHPTITSMSSLLEKGEIVGYQRTSFILGKLKETGFSQSRLVPFDTAEECDELLRKGRENGKGGISAAFLEIPYLRLFLGQYCNTYKMVEEPFNVDGFGFVFPIGSPMVADVSRAILKVAESPKAMELERAWFKKKEESCPDPVTNPDPNPSFTSRQLGVDSFWLLFLVVFVLCFLTLGKFTVCLLWTTKWKHLWKEFQKPDNDSYINNVEKCPCSLSRHIPVSLLWNHLWEEFPQPDNDSNINDAGGERRCSSSRQMPENIIQSRATN